CGCTTCGCGTTAACTAGGTTACTTGCTAATTAATCTAACTAACTAGGGAGGTAATCCTCTTAATTAACCTAGAGTACACCTTCTCTGGTGGTAATTCACTGCTTGGTATTAGGGGCGCTAGCCTACCCATGACGGCATCAATGCTTATGTTTAACCCGTAGTTTGACTTGAAGTACCTTAGTATTATGTTGAGATCCCTCATGAGGATAGTCTTGGATCCCTTAACATTAGCGTACATCCATTGTGGCCAATCTATTATCGTTATCTTCTCGCTACTTGGGTTAACTAGTATATTGTACTCGTTTAAGTCACCGTGGATTACGTTTATCCTTAGGAGATCCTCGATTGCTGAAATAATCTGCTCAAGAACGCTCTCTGGGTTACTTAACCTAATCTTAAACAGTTCAATGCCATTAATGTACTCCATAGCCACCAAGTGTCTCGTAATAGCCCTGGGTTTTGGTACAGGTACCTTAGCCCTATAGGCCTCAGTAAGGGCCATGTACTCCATGTGGGCTGATATCTTGGCTTCATAAAGCCAAGTAATGTGCCTCCTCTCCCCAATCCAAACCCTATACTTTCTAGTATTCCTAAAGCTAACCCTACCAATCCTGTGAAACTTCAACGCATACTTATCTCCACTTGATGACTCAGCGGCATAAACGTCTGATTCCTTACCAACCCCAAGAGGCGTAGGGGCTATAGCATCTATGACGCCTCTCTTAACCATAGTGTGGATTGACAATATGTCGTATGCCGGGAAAGTTAACCTAACATTATCAGGACCCCTCCTAACCAGTAGTTTAAGCTTATTCATCTTGGAAATGGACTTATTAATAACCTCCTCACTTAAGTTCATGTATTTGACAATCCTCCTAACCGGGACATATTCATAATTCCTGTGAAGAACCTCAATTACCCTAAGAACCCTTAAATCAAGTTTACTTAATTCATTATAGGACGCTACTACATTACTTATGCTCATGCACTTCACTCATTAATCTCCAAACCTCATCATCAATGTGGTGAATATTCTTAAGCACCTTCCCCCTACTCATGTTAAGAACCTCATCACTATTGTATAAACTAACCGTAACAGCTATGATCCTTCCCCCAGGACTCTTAACTAAGACCACGTCACCGGTCTTAAAAGACCCAATTAATTCCCTTATTCCAGGTCTCATTACATCAGCCCCAGTGGCTATTGGCTTAACCGCCCCTTCATCAACTTGAACCACTGGGTAATGCTTCACTAATGATGGGTACTTATTGGCTGCAAGCAGTGTTGGGTACATTAAGCTAACATTGGAGTTATTTACATTAACCATTGCCTTAACCAGCGCAGCATCATTCATAATCCTATATATTTCCAATACGTCACTAACCTTGATGACTTCAGCCTCATCAATGGTTCCATAAACCTCGCTTAACCATGGAACTTCATTAATGAGCTTCTTAATATCCTTCTTACTGAGCATGTGCCTATTAATAACCATAAACCCCCCTCTAAACACATATTGAGTCAGTGAAGCGTTTAGCAATATCCCTAGCCTCCTCCAGACTATTAGTCACCTCAACGCATGCCTGCTCTTCATCAACCATGTAAACAAGGTACTTATCCCTAAGCCTAAATACCTTAGCCTGGGCGAAGCAGTTCTCCTCAATCATTGTCCTGTAGGTTTCAATTGGTTCATTGTACTCAGCATTAGCCTCCTTAAGTAATTCCTCAACCCTAGCCTTACCGCACTCCACACTGCAATAGGGTTGAGCAGGCTTTTAAACCATACACCTGAACTGTATGGTTAATGGTTTGAGCAGTACTAAACGGGAACCAGTAGGTAAAGTAGTATGACTATTATTGGCACAGCTAACCCAATCATTATAGTTACTGTTGGCGGTATCTTAACCTTCTCAATCTCCTTAACATCCCTAAACATAAGTAAGCCCGCGCTCATTAAGGGTTGCATACCAGTATTCCTCCTCCTACGCCTAGTTGACATTAAACTCAGTTACTTAAACTGGTTTATTTAACTTTCCGTTTGCTCCTGTATCCTCATTTTAACTTCCATTGACTATGCTTCACTGGTACATGGATTCACTAGTAGTTGCCGAGCTTAATGGCATGAGGCTCCACTAATCTAATAGGCCTAGGTGAGGCGTTCACTACCCAGGTGGGTTCTAAGCGGAGGATGTTCTTCAAAGCTTATGAAGCACCTTGAGGAAACTAAGAAAATACCCTAATACTTCATTATGCCAAGGCGTGAGCGTTTAAATTCTCTAGCACATAAGGCAAAGTATGAGTGCTTTTCCTGAACCGCCGCGGGATGTGTATGATATGATTAGGAATGGTGTAGCCATAGTTGCTCACCCACTTGCCTTAACTAGGGATAGGAGGATTGATGAATCTAGGCAGAGAGCCTTAACAATATACTACCTAGTTTCAGGGGCTGGGGGAGTGGCGATTGGTGTCCACACTACTCAGTTTAAGGTTCATGAGAATGGTATGTATGAACCCCTACTTAAGATTACTGCTGAGACTATTGATCAATGCAGTGGGAGGGTTGGTAAGGTTGTTAAGGTGGCTGGCATTGTTGGTAATACACAGCAGGCAGTTAAGGAGGCTAGGTTAGCCTATGGGCTTGGTTACCATGCTGGGTTAGTTAGCCTACATAGCCTAGCTGGGGAGCCTCAGGATAGGATTATTGAACATGTGAAGGCCGTAGCCAGGGAGATACCGGTCTTCGGTTTCTACCTTCAACCAGCAGTGGGTGGTGTTAGGCTTAGTTACGGCTTCTGGAGGAGACTTATTGAGGAGGTTGAGAACATGGTTGCCATTAAGGTCGCTCCCTTCAACCGGTACGCTACCATTGATGTTGCAAGGGCTGTGGCTGATGCTGGTAAGGTTGGGGAGGTTGCCTTATACACGGGTAATGATGATAATATAATTATTGACCTATTAACCAAGTTCAAGTTCACTGATAGGCGTGGAGGCATTAATGAGGTTAAGGTAGTGGGTGGGTTACTTGGCCACTGGTCCTTCTGGACTAAGAGATCCATGGAGATATTTAGGCTTGTTAAGTCAGTGGCTGAATCAGAGCATATACCTAAGGAATTACTAACCCTAAGCGCCCAAATTACTGATGTTAATGGTGCAGTGTTTGATGCTGCCAATGACTTCAAGGGAGTGATACCAGGTATTAATGAGGTTCTCAGGAGGAGTCGCCTACTTACTGGTAGGTGGACGCTTAACCAGGATGAGGACTTGTCCCCAGGGCAACTTGAGGAAATCAACAGGGTTTACTCATCTTACCCGCACCTTAGGGATGATGACTTCACTGTGAAGCACGTTGATGAGTGGATTAGGGGTGAGTGCACTGGGTGGGGTGAATTAAGGGAGTTAAGCTTAAGTGATGTTAAGCTAATGTTAAGTGGTGCTTATGGTCGTTGAAGCCTCGTATAGTAAAGTAAGCATAACACCACCCATTGGGCTTAGGCTAGGGGGATATGCCCATAGGGTTGGTAAGCCATCAAGTAAGGTTCACGATGACTTATACGCTAGGTTATTAATGATATCAAGTAGTGATGTGGAAATCATTCTGATTCAACTTGATCTACTTGGATTATACAGTAATGATGCTTCATTAATTAGGAGGAGTGTAAGTAAGGTGACCGGGGTTAAGGAGGATAAGGTTATTGTCTTCTCAACACATACCCACTCAGCACCTGAAACAATAATACCAATGTGGCCTAACACCCTACCCTATAGTGAAAGGGAGAAGGCTGAGTACAATAACTGGTTCACCAGTGTTGTGGATAAGTTAACTGACGTGGCGCGTAAGCTTAACAGTACGGAGAAGGCTGAGTTAAGGATAGGTTTAGGAAGGACTGAGGAATTATGCTTCAATAGGTCATTTAAGGGCGGTTTAGTGAGTAGTGAATTACCAATACTAATGGTTAATTTAGGTAAAGGCAGAGTGGCCCTAGTTAATTACGCATGCCACCCAGTCTGCAACACTGACCTAGGCTTCTCAGCCGATTACCCTGGTGTAATGTATGAGTCACTCCTCAGTAATGGCATTGAATCAATGTTCTTAACTGGAGCAACAGGCGATATTGATCCACTTAGGAAGGGGAGGGGCTACATGAGTTACCTGGGGTATTCATTATCATCATCAGTGATTGAAGCCGTACGTTCCCTTAAGCCAACTGCTCCACTTATTGGCGTTCAGGAAGTTAAAGTTACCCTACCCCTCAGGACTATTAGCCATGAGGAGGCTAAGTCAAGGTATGAGGAGGCTTTTAGAAGAGTTATGACTAAGGGTGGGTTACCTAGTGAACCGACTGAGTCAATATGGGCTGATGAGGATTACTTAACCTTAATGTACAGTGATGAGGAGTATGAAGTATCTAAGGACAATAGTAGATTCACAGAGACTGAAGTTAACTTAGTGAGGATTGGGGACCTGCTAATCGCCACCATACCTGGTGAGCCATTCATTGAGTCCGCAATGGCAATAAGTAATGTAGCAAGGAACATGGGGTTTAAGGTAATTATGGTGGCTGGTTACGTGAATGACTACGTAGGTTATATACCAATTAAGGCAGCGTTCATTAAGAGGACGTATGAGGCTAAGTTAGCTAGGTGGAGTAGGGTTACTGATGAGGCTGAGGGGCTCATTATTAAGGCTGTGGAGTCTAATTTACAGAAGATTAAGTAACTAAAGTTAACTTAACTTGTAACGTTGAGGCTTACGGGTCTTTAACCATGTATAGCGCAAGCTAGGTTAATGCCTAGCTTAGCCTCCTCCACCTGATTACGCGGTGTTTAACTGGTCGTGGCTAATTACCTTCACTTTAACGTTCTTGTTAGTTATGGCACTCAGTAACCTAGCCATATCGGAGGGTCTAAGTCTAAGTCTCCTAGCATCCCTCCTCATTATCCTAACCTCAGTTTCATTGGTTCCATCAGGTAGCCAGGTTGTTGCAACAGTTGGCCTAGCTGGGTAGGCTACTTGTGTTACTAATTCATTAATGTCTGCAGTGTATTCAATTATCTTAACCCTCCTATTGAGGGCTTCAGAGAGCTTATCCTCAAGTTGCCTAACAACATTAATCGGCACTCGCCTAATACCCTTTAGAGCCACGAAGTATGAGTCATCAATCTCATAGGACTTATAATACTCTACATTACTCAGCATATTCTTAAGCTTCTGATCATTATCGGTTAACTTAAGTATTGCATCTATGACATCTACGTCATACATCTCATACTGCCCACTGTTAAGCAGAGACTGGCACTTACTGCAAAACAGCCTCGTCTTCACGCAGAACTCGCAGAACGGAATCCGCATTAACCCCCTTATTTAGGTAAGGATATATAAAACTTTCCTTCCTAGGCACAGAAATTAGGTAAGTATAATAAAGGTTGAAATATTAGGTACATTATTTAAGAAATAGTGCTATTATTACTACGAAATTTAATCGCTATGTCTGTTAATTTTCATTAATTAATATAGCTTAAAACTAAGGGTTAATTCATCTTAATTCCCCTATGGAAGGATAATCCTTAAAATTTAACCATAACCTAATCCTTAGCTACTGAGTTATGGTGCTTTTTCTCAATTAAATTAAACTCCTCATGCAGTTCGTAAACTAGTATACCTACGATTAGCGTCATGGCCCCTATCTCAAGTGACTTATAGCCTAATGCACTGGTTACTAGTAGGGACAGTATTATCGCTAGTATTTGCAGTATTGGGTACATGGGGGTCTTAAAGGATCCAGTTATCCCCCTCCTTCTAATTACTATAACAGCTATTGGTGTAGTTATGTATGAGAATACTACACCGAAATTAGCCACGAGCCCAAGGGTTTCAACGTTACCAAGCGCCAGTGAAATAAGCATTGCTATAGTGACTATTAACAGTGGCCTATTGCCCCTAGCAACGCTCCTTGGTATTACGTTATCGTAGGCCATCTGTTCCATAGTTCTTACACCAGCTATAATCATTGAGAGGGTTACTGTGAATGTTGATAATAATGCAACCGACGATACAGTAAGCCTAATAGCCATTGGTGCCCTAGCTTCCTCAAGGGCGAAGCTTAATGGATCAGGCCTAGTCCCATAGAGTTGCCATGGTGCTATGTACAGCATTGTGAAGACCACAAGAATATATATTACTGTTGTTATGGCTAGTGACAGCATTATTGCCTTAGGTACATTCCTCTCACCCTCCTTCACTGATGGCGTTAAGGTGGCTATAGTGTTGAAGCCTGAATACGCAAAGAAGGCTAGTGATGAGGATTCGATTAAACCGAATAAACCATGAGGTAGGAGGGGTTTAAAGTGACTTGTCTTAAGTGGACCAGAGTATATTAACCCAGCCACTATGAAAATTACTAAGCCGGCTATGTTTATTGAGGTTAAGTACTTCTCAAACTCAGATGCAATCTTTAAGCCGGCCTTATATAGTATGGATAAAGCTACTATTAGGGTGATTGAGGTTGGGTAAATTAAGTAACGTGGCGCATCCAGTGAGGTTAAGTATCCTGAGAAGCCTAATGCAACAGCAGCCCCACCTATAATGTATGAAACTACCCTAAGTAGGCCAACTAGGAAACCAACTGAGTCACCTAAGGTTAACCTAGCAAAGGAGTAAACACCACCCTCAACACTTGGGAATGCTGAGGCCATTTCAGCACTATTTAACCCAACACTCATGGCCAGGAGGGCGGTTATTATGAAGGCTAGTAGAGCTCCAGGGCCCGCTAGGTTTATTGCTGAACCAGCCATAACGAATATTCCAGCGCCAATAATGTTACCTAAACCCACTGCGGTAGCTTCCCAAAGCGTTAACTTTCCCCTCCTCATGATGCGGCTAATGTTGATTCATTTTTAAGTGTTTAAGCAATGCAACCGCAATGGTTAAGTAGGTTTAATGCGGGAAGATTTAATAAATTTAGCCTGGTTAATTCCCTGGAATGGTAGTGGTTTTAACCACGTCCAGGGATGCGTCAATAAGGCTTAGGCAATTCGTGAATGAACTTGAGTTAGCCATACCTAATGCGGTTAAGGTTAATAGGGGTAGAAGTGGATTAATAGATATTGCGTCCGTGGCCTTAGGCATTGGGGCTAATTACATAGTTATGTTTACATCATTTCACGGTAATCCATCATCAATTGTTCTATATAGGATCAGGGAGGACACATTAATTAGGCTACCTTACGTAATAACCCTGGGTGGAGTTAAGTTACTTAGGGACCTATTACCTTCCAGGCCTATTTTAAGTAAACCAGCTTCAATGGTTATTGTAACTCAACCTGGTGTTCAATTAGCCCTAATCCTATCGGAGGTTTTTGAGGTGTCATTATTCTACGGTAACCTTGATGATTACAGGAACTTTGAGTCAATAATGTACATTAAACCTGTGAGGGGTGAATGCTGTGAAGTAAGTTTCATAGATGGATTAACCTATGCGCCTAGGGGACCCATCATTAAGGTTAAGAGGTTTAAGGAGGTTAATGCACCTGGTTTAGTAGTTAAGAGGCTTAAGGCCTAGATCATGCTTAGTATAAGCTCATTAATGCCTAAACCCCTATACCCCAATTCCCCTCCAGCACCGTAAGGCTTCTTAATACTCCCCTTGAATCCTCCCTTAGGTGGATGTAGTCTAAAGAATGGTTTAAGGCCAGGTATACAGGAGGCCTTACCGTTAATCATCTTTGGCCTCTCATTTCTCCTACACCAGAGGCTCTTAACCTCACCCTTAAGGTAAGCATCAACAAGCTCCTCAACACTACCCCACCCATACTTCTTAAGGTACTCATCAGTCAGAGGTAAGTCACCAACAAGCCTACCCCTTCTCCTAAGCAGTTGAATCAAGGTATCCCTATTTAACTCACCCCACGTAGCCCAACTTTCAACAGTCTTAAGCATCCCCCTGATTGAATCCGATAACACGTATACGCTGCAGGTGAACCTACGCCTAAGCCTCAGTAGGTTAAGCGTATGCCTAACATCTGGTTCAGCATCAGCCAATCCCCTAATCCTAACTGCAGCTACAATAACCCTCCCATGACCCCTACCCTGCTCAGCCTCCTGGGTATTTTGCATAATGACCCCTTGCCTAAGCCCCCTTTATAACTGTACCTAGGAACCACCTCCTTAATAGCCTTAACTCAATTGAGTGAACACTCTTAAGAGTCCTGGCTTTTAGCCTCCTATTCCCTCGCTTAACTTGACTTTAAGTGTTATATGGACTATGTAGTGTAATGTGTGTTTAAGGATGTTAAGCCGGGAATAAGGGTCATTAAAGCATAATAATAGCCTTCCCTCTTCCCAAATATGGCCGAGTTTAAGCCTGATATTGTTGTACTTCCAGGTAGACTTGAGGCAAGTATTGAGGAGGGCTCCTACGTGGTGATGAGTGAACGTAATTTTAACGTGGTTTTCAATGACATTAACTTAACAGTAGTATCATCAATAGCTAAGGGCATCAGTAGGTTTAATGAATTACTTAAGGCAACATCAGTACCTAGGGGGCAGTTATCAAGGCACTTAAGGACTCTTATTAAGAGTGGATGGTTAATTAAAGGTTCCAGTGGCTATGGTTTCGCTGCATCAGTCTACGTAGTATCCACTGTAGAGGAGGTTAATGGCACAATCATAATCAGATTACTACCAAATAAGGGAGCCTTCGTGGATCCAGTTCATGGCCTTGTAATATTCAGGGATTCGGCAAGAGACTACTGTTCAACATGCCCACTTAGAATGCTCTGCACTAGGAACGTTAAGGACATGGCTATTAAACACGGAATTAAGTTGCATTCACCAGAACCAGCTGAAGCATACATGGAGATTTTCAGGAACCTAATACTACTTAATCTAGTTAAAAGGTTCAAGACAGGTTCAGTCAACTTAAGGGTTCTGGGTAACTAGTCATTATTCAGTGAACCTAAGGCATTAAGCGCGAAGGGATTATTAATAATTATGAATTAACCTAGTGATGATTCAATTCAAGGTTACTAAGAGGATCAACGTACCTAGGGACACCTTATGGAGCATCATCTCTATGATTGAAGAATACCCAAAGTATTGGCATGGCCATAGGGAAGTTAAAATAGTGGGAAATAGTGGAGGTAAACTCCTAGTTAATGTAAAGTTCGCATTTAAGGGCCCACTAAACCATGGTATGGCATACGTGGAGTTGGGTGATTATACGGTTATCTTCAATTTCCTGAAGGGCCCATTTAAGGGTACTCATATCATTAAGGTTATGAATGGGGAATTAACCAGCGAATGGAACATTAAACTTCACCCACTCCTAATGCCAATGGGTAGGTGGATAATTAGGCACTTTAAGCAGGGCTCTGAGCATGCATTGGAGAGAGTAATTAAGGACGCTGAATTAATCAAGGAGGCTCATTAATTACGGAAACACACGCAGTGAAAACCACTATACTAATCATGATTAGTCCCGTTCTACGATTCCCAAGTTTCCCCAGTGAAATTTTTAACATCATCTAGTGTAAATAAACCATGATTTCTATAAGAGAGTTCAGGGATGGGGATGAAGTCGAATGTTCAAGGGTTCTTAAAAGAGCATTTGAGTGGTATATGAAGCTACCTGGATCGCAGTGGCTTGAGAAGAAGTTATCGCCTGAGAATGTGAGGAAGAGCGCATTGGATGGTATAACAATGGTGGCTGTTGAGGGCGATTCAATAGTAGGGTGTGTTAACTTCACTATAAGTGATTATAATGCTGCGTACGTATCAATAATTGGTGTTTTACCTGAATACTCAAGGCGAGGCATTGGATCCCTATTATTAGAGGAAACTGAAAGATTATGCAGTGAACGTGGAGTTAGGAAAATATGGTTAATGGTATCGCACATAAATCACGCCGCAATATTATTCTACCTTAAACATAACTATGAGATAGCGGGATTCTTAAAAAATATGACGTTGAATGGTGTCCATGAAGTAATTATGGCTAAGGACTTAAGGTGAGTGATTAAAGGGTATTTAATCTAAAGTTAATAATTAAAAGCCACAACCTTTTAATGTTGGGTTAAGACTTATGTGTTTACTGACTCGCTTTTCCCATTCTACTTTAACTGCTTCTGAATTATTATTGATTATTACGGAAAATCATGAGTTACTCATCTTGATGATTTTTAATATAATGGAAATATTACATGCTCCTCGTTGTTTTCCTTAATGAGCCTTGCTCTTATGCCGTATAGTTGGGTTAGCTTCTCCTCCGTTAACACTTGGTTTGGTTCCCCCACACCTATTACGTAGCCGTCCTTCACCATGACTACTTGCTTTGCCGCCAAGGCTATGTCTACATCGTGGGTTGCCACCATTACAGTGCCTTGTTTAGATAATCTTAGTATTAGTTCAATTATCCTACGCCTATTGCCTGGATCCAGGTTTGCAGTTGGTTCATCTATGAGTATCAGGTCAGCCCCACTCGCCATGGCCCTAGCTATCATGGTTAATCTCTTCTGACCCGTACTCAATTCACTTAACCTTAAGTTGGCTAGGTTAATAATGCCTATTTCCCTTAAGGCACGCTTAGCCTCCTCATCATTAACCCACCTATAACCCCTCCTAGCTGTCTTAACAGTCTCCAATACCGTTAAGTTAACTAAACCATCCAACTCCGCTGGGGCATAGGCCACTGAACCATTGACTATTAACTGGCCCTTAATCACCCTTGCTGAACCAAATATCGCCTTCATTATGGTTGTCTTACCACTACCATTGGGGCCTAGGAGAACTGTTAAGCCACCCTCTTCAACGGTTAGACTCAGTCCCCTAACCACTATCCTTGATCCATAACCTATGTGAGCCTCCTTAAACTCCACCAGTACCTTATGTTGATGCACCAAAACCACCCTTCGCTATCATCCACATTAGTAGTGGTATTCCCACTAATCCTGTTACAGCCGTTATGGGTATTACATACCCCTTAACCATTATCCTAGAGGCTAGGTAGGAGTAGGCTAGTATTAGGGATCCCATAATACCAGAGATTGGTATTGTAATACTACCTGAACCTCTTCCAGTCATCTGCCTAACCACATACGGTGCTATTATGCCTACAAACCCTATTACCCCAGTGAAGGCTAGGGATACGGCTAATGGTATTGAGACTAAGGTTACTAGGATCCTCCTAACAGCCACTGGGTTTACTCCACTGGCCTTGGCTACATCATCCCCAAGCATTAGTAAGTCCACGTACCTCGACGAGTGAGCCAAGGCAAGCATTGTTGGTGCAGCTGAGGCTAGTATGATGTAGAATTGCCACCAAAGTATTCCACTTATGTTACCGTAAAGTAGGTAAAGGGGCTGCATTGAGGCTGTGGGGTTAATGGACTCAATGATGAGCATAAGTATCATTGATACTGCATAGGAGAGTAGAGTTATTAGAATACCCATTAGTATTAGGCCAATCACCCCAAGTCTCGAACCCATCATAACCACCACCAGTGATGATGCTAAGGCCATTGCTAGGGCTAATAGGGGTATGGCTAGGGTTGCGTAGAGTCCAGTTAACTTACCGACAAGGACCATTAAGTATCCCAATAATCCACCTAAAACAGCCGCGCTAGCTATACCAGTGGTGAAGGGTTCAGCCAAGGGGTTCCTCAACATGCCCTGCATAACGGCACCTGAGGCACCGAGTATATAACCCACTAGTATTGATGCTAAAGTTGAGGGTAACCTAATGTAGTCTATTATGATCCTGTACTTAACTTGACTGCAGTGTATTAGGCAACTATAGGGTACGTTAACTTCACCCAGTATTAGATTTAGAATGAAACCAGCTAATAGTAGGATTGGGACTAGAAGATACACTGCTTTTTTAACAAGTGAACTACTCATTATGAGTCACTTAGCCTTCCTGACTTGGGAAAGTTGGCCTTAGATTACTCATCACCCATTCACTACTTATGCATTGGGGTACATTACTTATTCCAAAAGCCTCAGGATGCAGGATAGCGGCTATAACCTCAGCTCCATAAACTGATAATGGCCCTGGCTCCTCAACTAGGCTTGTAGCTAAGTTACCCAGTATGTAAACGTGCCTCTCCCTAACGGCCTTAGTGTAGTTTATCCCCGGGATCTGCATTATCGCCGCTAATGTTGATGAACAGTTACCCATGAAGTCACTGGCTATTATATAGTCTGAGTTGTAAGCCACTACTTGGCTTGGCGTTAACGTTGGCCATGGTATAGTCGTGTTAACTATGTCTAGACCCCCTGCCACCGTTATTTCATAGCCTATGAAGGTTATGTTTGACGGTGAGTAGACCGGGTTATACCAATCCATGAATATAACGGTGGGTTTAGGTAAGCCGGCCACCTTATCTTCAATAGACTTAACATTGTTAATTATCCAAGATGCCACCGTTAATCCCTTCTCAGGTACGCCAAGGGCCTTGGCCGTTAAGTAGACGTCTGCCGCAATCTGCTGGAATGTTTTATCAGCGGTTCCGTTTATTATTACTAACGGTATACCTATACTTGAGAAGGAGGCTAGGTTACTTGGTCCATAGAAGCCTAGGTCGTAGCATATTATCGTTGGGGATGCATTAACCACAGCCTCTATTGATGGTACAGGCCATATTGAGTTAAGCACTGTGACGTTTGATGGTATCGTTACGTTGAAGTAACTCAGTATTTGTTTTGAATAAACATCAAGTAGAATGACCTTATCACCTAGACCCAAGGAGAATAGTATTTGGGAGCAAGCTGGATCCAGGGATGCGATCCTGAGGGATTGAGCCGGAATGGTGGTTGTTGACGTAATGGTGGCCGTACTAGTTACTGTAGCCGTGGTTACAGTGGTGGTAACTGAGGTTGTTGTTACTGTATTAACTGAAGTGGTGGTTACTGTTGTTGCTGATGTAACAGTAGTGGTTACTACTGATGTCACAACCGATGTAGTTGTGGTGGGTTTAACTGGTTGATTAACCCTGTAGGCTAAGTAGCCCACAGCCGCAACCAGTATAACCACCAGCACCAGTGAGGTTACTGTCCTTAGATCCATAGTAGTGGGATAAATATCCTATTTTTAAACTTTACCCATTGAAGAAAACAAATTAAGCAACCCAACACAGTAATAGCAATGAATAGTGAGGAGTTAGCTAGGTTAATGGAGGTCCTTGAGAATACAATTATAGTTAAGCTTAATGATGACTATGCGGTTAGGGTTATGGATTACGTTGGTCCTGGGGAACATGATTATACCATTGTCCCGATTCTATACCGTCTTAATAATATTAAGATACTTGAGGTTTGGATTGAGATTGATGCTAGGCAGTATAGGGCAGCCCTCATAAGTGAGGTTGATGAACACTTAAAGGCTGTTGGGGGGTGGTTAGCTAGGGGTGAGTTCCTAGTGTTGTTTAATGATGGATTAGTTAAGATAAGTATACCTAAGGATAGTGAACCCTTCAAGGGATTCATTAAACCTGGCTAATCATAGGCATGTGGTTTAAGGCTTAATAACGCTGGCCCTTAACGCGGATCCAATGGTAAGTA
This genomic interval from Caldivirga sp. contains the following:
- a CDS encoding ArsR family transcriptional regulator, with translation MAEFKPDIVVLPGRLEASIEEGSYVVMSERNFNVVFNDINLTVVSSIAKGISRFNELLKATSVPRGQLSRHLRTLIKSGWLIKGSSGYGFAASVYVVSTVEEVNGTIIIRLLPNKGAFVDPVHGLVIFRDSARDYCSTCPLRMLCTRNVKDMAIKHGIKLHSPEPAEAYMEIFRNLILLNLVKRFKTGSVNLRVLGN
- a CDS encoding SRPBCC family protein → MIQFKVTKRINVPRDTLWSIISMIEEYPKYWHGHREVKIVGNSGGKLLVNVKFAFKGPLNHGMAYVELGDYTVIFNFLKGPFKGTHIIKVMNGELTSEWNIKLHPLLMPMGRWIIRHFKQGSEHALERVIKDAELIKEAH
- a CDS encoding GNAT family N-acetyltransferase, whose translation is MISIREFRDGDEVECSRVLKRAFEWYMKLPGSQWLEKKLSPENVRKSALDGITMVAVEGDSIVGCVNFTISDYNAAYVSIIGVLPEYSRRGIGSLLLEETERLCSERGVRKIWLMVSHINHAAILFYLKHNYEIAGFLKNMTLNGVHEVIMAKDLR
- a CDS encoding ABC transporter ATP-binding protein; the encoded protein is MHQHKVLVEFKEAHIGYGSRIVVRGLSLTVEEGGLTVLLGPNGSGKTTIMKAIFGSARVIKGQLIVNGSVAYAPAELDGLVNLTVLETVKTARRGYRWVNDEEAKRALREIGIINLANLRLSELSTGQKRLTMIARAMASGADLILIDEPTANLDPGNRRRIIELILRLSKQGTVMVATHDVDIALAAKQVVMVKDGYVIGVGEPNQVLTEEKLTQLYGIRARLIKENNEEHVIFPLY
- a CDS encoding iron ABC transporter permease codes for the protein MSSSLVKKAVYLLVPILLLAGFILNLILGEVNVPYSCLIHCSQVKYRIIIDYIRLPSTLASILVGYILGASGAVMQGMLRNPLAEPFTTGIASAAVLGGLLGYLMVLVGKLTGLYATLAIPLLALAMALASSLVVVMMGSRLGVIGLILMGILITLLSYAVSMILMLIIESINPTASMQPLYLLYGNISGILWWQFYIILASAAPTMLALAHSSRYVDLLMLGDDVAKASGVNPVAVRRILVTLVSIPLAVSLAFTGVIGFVGIIAPYVVRQMTGRGSGSITIPISGIMGSLILAYSYLASRIMVKGYVIPITAVTGLVGIPLLMWMIAKGGFGAST
- a CDS encoding ABC transporter substrate-binding protein: MDLRTVTSLVLVVILVAAVGYLAYRVNQPVKPTTTTSVVTSVVTTTVTSATTVTTTSVNTVTTTSVTTTVTTATVTSTATITSTTTIPAQSLRIASLDPACSQILFSLGLGDKVILLDVYSKQILSYFNVTIPSNVTVLNSIWPVPSIEAVVNASPTIICYDLGFYGPSNLASFSSIGIPLVIINGTADKTFQQIAADVYLTAKALGVPEKGLTVASWIINNVKSIEDKVAGLPKPTVIFMDWYNPVYSPSNITFIGYEITVAGGLDIVNTTIPWPTLTPSQVVAYNSDYIIASDFMGNCSSTLAAIMQIPGINYTKAVRERHVYILGNLATSLVEEPGPLSVYGAEVIAAILHPEAFGISNVPQCISSEWVMSNLRPTFPSQEG